One Gossypium hirsutum isolate 1008001.06 chromosome A11, Gossypium_hirsutum_v2.1, whole genome shotgun sequence genomic window carries:
- the LOC107923411 gene encoding uncharacterized protein isoform X1 has product MQDLSNGRMKGIGKHLNGLYFFEPFSALVRSPTSTSCMTSIANSISLWHARLGHVPVNKLHRLSFFHNLPINKDFTCSVCPMARQSKLPLPTSVSRAATPFSLLHLDVWGPYRVSTHCGHRFFLTIVDDHTRMTWVYLLKLKSDVVIALKQFFLMVKTQFSAVIQTVRSDNGSEFFNSSCSSFFESLGIIHQSSCIDTPQQNGIAERKHRHLLEITRALCFQSNVPLKFWGDCILTACYIINRLPSSVLAWRMPFELLYKKSPDFSHFRVFGCLCFAVNPHNSDKFSSRSLPSVFLGYSPSKKGYILFCLDSRKFFVSRNVHFVEDVFPFKSSSSEFPVLFPPTPDISNLDFLIIPTPTPLTSASPHPVPTSVSTSPPLVSLTLPIVEPRRSGQTLKPPSWLKDFIHPYQSPSSPGASSSNSVFFNPIYLSKLRPLFLPFPILLNLFLNLRLTTLPTGFRPCKRKFGP; this is encoded by the exons ATGCAG GATCTCTCCAATGGCAGGATGAAGGGGATTGGTAAGCATCTGAATGGTCTTTATTTTTTTGAGCCTTTTTCTGCCCTAGTTAGATCCCCTACTTCTACTTCTTGTATGACTTCTATTGCTAATTCGATTTCCTTATGGCATGCTAGACTCGGGCATGTGCCTGTCAACAAATTACATCGTTTGTCTTTTTTTCATAATTTGCCAATTAATAAAGACTTTACTTGTTCTGTTTGTCCCATGGCTAGACAATCTAAATTGCCTCTTCCAACTAGTGTTTCTAGGGCAGCAACTCCTTTTAGCTTATTACATCTTGATGTTTGGGGGCCTTATAGGGTGTCTACCCATTGTGGCCATCGTTTCTTTTTAACCATTGTCGATGATCATACTCGCATGACTTGGGTGTACTTACTGAAGCTTAAATCTGATGTTGTGATAGCTCTCAAACAATTTTTTCTCATGGTCAAAACTCAATTTTCTGCTGTCATTCAAACTGTCAGGAGTGATAATGGTTCTGAATTTTTTAACTCCTCCTGTTCTTCTTTCTTTGAGTCTTTAGGCATTATTCATCAAAGTTCTTGTATTgatacacctcagcaaaatggtaTTGCTGAACGAAAGCATAGGCATCTGCTCGAAATTACTCGCGCTTTATGTTTTCAATCCAATGTTCCTCTTAAATTTTGGGGCGACTGCATTTTAACTGCTTGTTACATCATTAATCGGCTCCCTTCTTCTGTTTTAGCTTGGCGAATGCCATTTGAATTGCTTTATAAAAAGTCCCCTGATTTTTCTCACTTTCGTGTTTTTGGGTGCCTTTGTTTTGCAGTTAACCCCCATAATTCTGATAAATTTTCTTCCAGATCCCTTCCCTCAGTTTTTTTGGGTTATTCTCCTTCCAAGAAaggttatattttgttttgtttggaCTCTCGAAAATTTTTTGTTAGTCGCAATGTTCATTTTGTTGAAGATGTCTTTCCTTTTAAATCTTCTTCTTCTGAATTTCCTGTTCTGTTTCCCCCTACTCCTGACATTTCAAATTTAGATTTCTTAATTATTCCCACTCCTACTCCTCTAACAAGCGCTTCACCACATCCTGTTCCAACTTCAGTAAGTACATCTCCACCTCTTGTCTCTCTTACTTTGCCTATTGTTGAACCTAGGCGGTCTGGTCAAACTCTTAAGCCTCCTTCTTGGCTAAAAGATTTTATTCATCCCTATCAATCTCCTTCATCCCCAGGTGCTTCTTCTtctaattctgttttttttaatcCCATTTACCTCTCAAAACTTAGGCCTTT
- the LOC107923411 gene encoding uncharacterized protein isoform X2 codes for MKGIGKHLNGLYFFEPFSALVRSPTSTSCMTSIANSISLWHARLGHVPVNKLHRLSFFHNLPINKDFTCSVCPMARQSKLPLPTSVSRAATPFSLLHLDVWGPYRVSTHCGHRFFLTIVDDHTRMTWVYLLKLKSDVVIALKQFFLMVKTQFSAVIQTVRSDNGSEFFNSSCSSFFESLGIIHQSSCIDTPQQNGIAERKHRHLLEITRALCFQSNVPLKFWGDCILTACYIINRLPSSVLAWRMPFELLYKKSPDFSHFRVFGCLCFAVNPHNSDKFSSRSLPSVFLGYSPSKKGYILFCLDSRKFFVSRNVHFVEDVFPFKSSSSEFPVLFPPTPDISNLDFLIIPTPTPLTSASPHPVPTSVSTSPPLVSLTLPIVEPRRSGQTLKPPSWLKDFIHPYQSPSSPGASSSNSVFFNPIYLSKLRPLFLPFPILLNLFLNLRLTTLPTGFRPCKRKFGP; via the coding sequence ATGAAGGGGATTGGTAAGCATCTGAATGGTCTTTATTTTTTTGAGCCTTTTTCTGCCCTAGTTAGATCCCCTACTTCTACTTCTTGTATGACTTCTATTGCTAATTCGATTTCCTTATGGCATGCTAGACTCGGGCATGTGCCTGTCAACAAATTACATCGTTTGTCTTTTTTTCATAATTTGCCAATTAATAAAGACTTTACTTGTTCTGTTTGTCCCATGGCTAGACAATCTAAATTGCCTCTTCCAACTAGTGTTTCTAGGGCAGCAACTCCTTTTAGCTTATTACATCTTGATGTTTGGGGGCCTTATAGGGTGTCTACCCATTGTGGCCATCGTTTCTTTTTAACCATTGTCGATGATCATACTCGCATGACTTGGGTGTACTTACTGAAGCTTAAATCTGATGTTGTGATAGCTCTCAAACAATTTTTTCTCATGGTCAAAACTCAATTTTCTGCTGTCATTCAAACTGTCAGGAGTGATAATGGTTCTGAATTTTTTAACTCCTCCTGTTCTTCTTTCTTTGAGTCTTTAGGCATTATTCATCAAAGTTCTTGTATTgatacacctcagcaaaatggtaTTGCTGAACGAAAGCATAGGCATCTGCTCGAAATTACTCGCGCTTTATGTTTTCAATCCAATGTTCCTCTTAAATTTTGGGGCGACTGCATTTTAACTGCTTGTTACATCATTAATCGGCTCCCTTCTTCTGTTTTAGCTTGGCGAATGCCATTTGAATTGCTTTATAAAAAGTCCCCTGATTTTTCTCACTTTCGTGTTTTTGGGTGCCTTTGTTTTGCAGTTAACCCCCATAATTCTGATAAATTTTCTTCCAGATCCCTTCCCTCAGTTTTTTTGGGTTATTCTCCTTCCAAGAAaggttatattttgttttgtttggaCTCTCGAAAATTTTTTGTTAGTCGCAATGTTCATTTTGTTGAAGATGTCTTTCCTTTTAAATCTTCTTCTTCTGAATTTCCTGTTCTGTTTCCCCCTACTCCTGACATTTCAAATTTAGATTTCTTAATTATTCCCACTCCTACTCCTCTAACAAGCGCTTCACCACATCCTGTTCCAACTTCAGTAAGTACATCTCCACCTCTTGTCTCTCTTACTTTGCCTATTGTTGAACCTAGGCGGTCTGGTCAAACTCTTAAGCCTCCTTCTTGGCTAAAAGATTTTATTCATCCCTATCAATCTCCTTCATCCCCAGGTGCTTCTTCTtctaattctgttttttttaatcCCATTTACCTCTCAAAACTTAGGCCTTT